GCTAAACCCCTGTGAAGGGTCAGTTCAGCTAAACCCCTGTGAAGGGTCAGTTCAGCTAAACCCCTGTGAAGGGTCAGTTCTCCACACACCAAATTAtatgaaaagagatttttcagagaaaaggaacatGGTCTGAAGTGACAGTGCCAGTGCTGCCACATGGAAACCCCCATGGTAACTAAACCATTTCCAGGGGTGGCAGCCCAGTGGACAAAGAGCAGGAACACTGACAGCTGTGCTAGGGTGAAAGGCTGCAAATATTCTCACATGGAAGGTTCCTTCCATTCCAAACCTGCCAAATGCAAACCTGCAGGATGGGGGCCAAAAGCAGTGCAGGTGAGGGGAAGGCACAAGTCAGTAAATGAAGGAGGGTGCAGGGGACAACACCACAGCCCGTGGTTTTACAACATATCAGGAATGGCATGAAAACATTATTAACTCTGGTTTCAGTACTATTTCATAATCCCAATTAATCTGCTACCATTTCCTGTCAGTTTGGGAATGACCCACAAACGGAGATTTCTGGGCACTAAAGAGAATGCAAGCAAAGGCCAAAAGTTTCATGTCCTTGTCCCTGTTGGGTTTCCTATCACAAGAAATTGTGTCAGTTTGATCAGTGAAGACTGTTAGCAACTGAAACATCCCAGCATGACATATTGTTCATCTTTGTGCTACACTTAAAGCTCAACTAGCAACAAAGAAGCCCCACAAACCATTCAGCACTCACCTGTATATATTCCACGTGGCCACTGGCAGGTTGAGGAGAAAGATGAACCAGTGCAATGAAATGAGCATTAACACAGTGACAACAGCATGGCCAATCACCTCAGGCACCACCCACTGCAAAAAAAGGGGAGAGAGGAAAGAGTCACAGCACAACTGTAAATTCCTTGATGAAAAAGATCCCCAAAATCTATTTGGGATTGCAGTCTGATTATAAAATCTGaacagctggcagcagaggcaTGGGTTCCATCACAGTGTGGACAAATGGAAACCTTCAGAAAGGTTCCACGCAAGTGAGCAGAAATCAAGCCTGAGATATTGCAACAGAGCTTTTTCCAAGCTTTTTCCAAGCATCACCAACAtttctggagagcagcacagtcTGAACACAACCATACTACACAAGCATTCAAGAAAGAGAactgagaaagcagaaagagcTCATGTGAAATCACTGCAGAGAGGAATGGGTTTGGGGATTCAGATAATTAAAACCTGCACCAACAGCCCCAGGCCTGGAACAGATAAGAAAGGGGATCAATATAAAAACTGGCATCATTAAACTGGGTCAGCCCCTGGCAATTCCACATTCTTGGATTTACAGGATCCTGTACCATTCTCTAtcacattaagaaaaaaatacttttaaatcaAAGTGAATACACATATGGGTAGGCCACAGTGATTTAATGCTAAGAGTTTTAAGCAGATTCATTTAAAATGTACTTTGGCAATGGAATTTACTGAAAGATGGACatccaggaaaaagaaaaagagacaagCAGGCTGAAATAAGAGACACATGCAAAATACTGCCAGTCAAGGTACCCATCACACCCCAGTTATTTACACAGCTCAGGGGAAGGATGTGGTTTTCTCAAACCACAGCAAATGCAAAGAAGAGCAATTTACTTTATTGAGCTTGGAGCAGCATGATCTAGCATTGATGTAGTCACATTCCAGATCTGATAGCGTGATTATCTGAGGTTCAGGATAAGGAAACACATTATGGTAATTCAGAATACACAAAGATTTCATTTTATCCAATAAACTGGGGACAACCCTCTGCTCTCAGCATCCACTGCCTTGCTCTGAAAAATGCCTCTGTCAAAGGCATTTTTCAATTAGTCACAACTCACTTCTATTTTAGATAGAAGGTTTGGCTATATTTTATCATCAGGCCAAGTGATTTTATTATGTATTCCCAAGGGCAACTGTTGCACAAGTGCTAAAGTTCAGTTCAGCCCTTAAATAGACCAGGCAGGCAAACTTGAAGTATCAAAATTGTTGATACAATTGTATAATCAAACAGTATTTTTAGTATCAAAATTGTTACTCTAACCCTTGTACAATTGTATAACCAAACAGTACTTTTAGTATCAAAACTGTTACTACAAGTCTTGTAAAACTGTATAATCaaacaatataatataatataaacaatataatataatcaaATGATCCTGCAGTTCTGTGACACTGGCAAATGCTGTTTGATACTTTTAGTATCAAAATTGTTACTACAACCCTTGAACCCAAAACTCAAtgggcaggagaagctgctaATGCAGTTTTAAACTCTCCTCATGCAACTGTGCAGTTTTAAGCAGTGAATGTACTTTTCCCCCCTAACATTTACAACAATATTGAATTAATTAATGCTTTGCTAGGAAATAAGGGGTAACTTTCTTTACTGAGTGAACTTTCAGACTGAAATATGAATACTTCAGGCAGAAAAGTCCTCTTAAAAAAGGCTTAGGATGCACATGTGCCCCTCACCATGCTCATGTAGAGCTCGCGGttcttttctccaaggaaatgaACACTAAGACATCTTTTTCCTATTCCTAAAAAACGGGTAAAGTCTGTTCATTTTCCAACAACTTATCCTTCTAggaggaatttttattttttttattggttttgttaGAAGAACTGGGCAGTCCCTGAAAAATCCCGTCgggactgaaaaaaaaaaaaaaagaaaaaagaaagccagTTCTCGTTTATTGAGAAAAGCAAGGGGAAAAGGTGAATATGTGCGGACCAACCCCTAACAAAAGAACATTGAAACGCAGCTCggagcacacagagccagcacagcattGAAAACCCCGCTGGCCGCGCTTCCAGGCCCGCGCAGCTCCCTCAGCCGTGCCCgtgccccctcagccccccccgtgtcccctcagcccctctcgtgccccctcagcccctcccgtgtcccctcagcccctctcgtgccccctcagcccctctcgtgccccctcagcccctctcgtgtcccctcagcccctcccgTGTCCTCTCAGCCCCCCCCCGTGCCCCCTCAGCCTCGCCCgtgccccctcagcccctcccgtgtcccctcagccctgcccgtgtcccctcagcccctcccgtgtcccctcagccctgcccgtgtcccctcagccccccccgtgtcccctcagccccccccgtgtcccctcagccctgcccgtgtcccctcagcccccccgtgtcccctcagccctgcccgtgtcccctcagccccccccgtgtcccctcagcccccccccgtgtcccctcagctctgcccgTGTCCTCTCAGcccctcccgtgtcccctcagccctgcccgtGTCCTCTCAGcccctcccgtgtcccctcagcccccccccgtgtcccctcagccctgcccgtgtcccctcagccccccccgtgtcccctcagctctgcccgTGTCCTCTCAGcccctcccgtgtcccctcagccctgcccgtGTCCTCTCAGcccctcccgtgtcccctcagcccctcccgtgtcccctcaTCAGcccctcccgtgtcccctcagcagccgcggccccgcggagcgagcccggcccggcagccGAGCCCGCGccagccccgccccgccgccctcaGCCCCCCGCCGCCtcagcgggcccggcccggcccggtgccGCTCGCTGCCCACGCCGCGCCCGCCGCAGGAGCAGGATACGAAGTAGACGGAGAGGAAGATGAGGGCGCAGCAGTCGATCAGCGAAAAGATGAAGACCACCGACTCCatcccgccgccgccgccgcgcccgccgcgctcGGGCCCTCCCGGCCGCCGTAGGCGCCGCCTCGCCCGGGCGGGCCCGCGCAGCGAGGCACGCTGGGAAATGGAGTTCGTTCTCCGGCGGGGTGGCCGCCATGCGGTACCGGCCCGGCCGCGTCTCCGATCCCCGGCTGAAACAGCGCATCAAGCAGGTACCGCCTGTCCTCCGGGGCACCCCGGACACCCCCGGCACCCCCGGTACCACCGGCACCGGCAGCTGGCGTGGGGTCTTGTGTATCCTCCTCTGGCTGAGGGCCGTGAGCATCCGGCCCGTTCAGTGCTAGGAGAGCGCCAAACGCCGGCCCTGCCTCTGAGGGCTTTAGAAAGGCCTTAAAAAGGCTTCAGAAAGATCCATTGGTttattttactgatttaaattttctgtaaagtctttttttttccgTGTCATTTCTCTGCCCTCTTTACCACGTTTGGTGTTgaggctggctgctgctgcctcgcATGTGAAATGAAGAGGGCAAAAGAAATATAGTCaaagtatttatatatatatatatatatatttatatttatacttaTACTtatctgtgtatatatatatacacacacggTGTGTGTCTGTATGTATATATGcctatgtatatatatgtagatatataggtgtatatatatgcacatacatatctaatatatattctatttattattacatatatctattttatatatttttatttatccaTTTACATGCACATACCTATATACCACAtgtataaatatacacacacacacacacacacatatatatatatacacatatatatatatacatgtggTATATAGGTATCtgtatgtaaatatatatatatttatttatatgccTATATACCACATGTATAAATACATCTGTGGTATATAGGTATCtgtatgtaaatatatatgtgtttatatatatatatttgaacCTTAGGAAGaatttcactgaaagggtgattagacattggaatgggctgcccaggaggggatggagtcacatccctggaggtgtttaaggaaagactggttgtggcactcagtgccatggtctggtgATCATTCATGGATTGGACTGATGATCTCAGAGAaattttccaacctaaatgattctgcagttctgtgacactggaaaatgctgtttgtGTTTGGGAACATGTTCAGGGATTTTATTGAATAGCTGAGAAAAGGGCAGAATGGGATTATTTCCCAAATACATGTGGGAACAACAGGGCAAACTGATTCCTTCAAGTGCTGTGTCACATCTTATGATAGTTTGTAATGACTTTGCACCTTGAACTCCAGGTTTCTGAGCCTCTGTATAAATGTACTCCACTTCTAATTCCTTCAAATGAGGCAGTGACTGCTTGGTTTAATTCACAAGATCACTTTGAGTCTGTCTTGAGTATTCCAAAGTGGAAAAGCCAGCTGGGTTTGTGGTAGCCTTGATGtttcctgcagggcaggagctgcccgtGGGTGATCTGAAGTGCAGCATCATTTTAAAAGCTAAATATGTGTTCAATTTGATTGTTTTCTATGGAGTTATTAACTTAAATGAGGGTTTGAAATCCTCCTTGCTGTCATACTTGTGGTACCAGATCTTTTAGGATGattctgtattttcttcctcttattCAAGAAGCAATCCATCTTTATGGTGTCAAAAGTTCTTGCTGCTGATTTGGAGAGTGGGGGAAGAAAGCAAGTGGAGTACAGTTGTACATGAAATTTAGGACATTTTCTCACACTTTCATAATTGGGGTTTGAAAAGGGTTGGATTAGCTGCTGTCAGAGCAATAAAAAGGCTTGAGAGAATTTACTTTATTATCTGAAATGTCTTGTAAAGATTCAGGTTGTTCTTATGAGAGTATCCCTGCTGATTCATAGAGGTGGATTCACTTTTGGTGCAGGAGATCTAAACCAAAAGGAGGATAACTGAGAGGAACCAACACAATAAGATGGTGTGTGGGCTACAAAATCAGCTTTCTTGCTAAATAAAAGCAACAGAATTGACCCAGCAGAAGCCCCCAAGTGTAGGATGCTGCCTTTCCCCAGGAATCTGTGCTTTAATCAACATTTCCCAGCTCATTGGGAAATACTGTCTGGTGTGTTGCAAGGCAGTGAAAAGCTGAGTCTGATTCTCATTTCAACTTTTAAGGAGGGCAGAATTTAAAATAGGCATATTTGGTCGAGCTGTTGTGGTGAAGTGATTGACAAGGATTTTATTCCCTGCTtcaatttctgcatttcagtatCTTGCAAGTAGCAAATGTGGGCAGTATGTTGACATTGGAATTCTAGCATCTGATTTGCAGAAAACCTACAGGTGAGCCAGCATTTGTCTTCTTATATCCTGTGTTCAAAATGTAGAATATACTACTTTGTTCTATTGCATTCACTAAGAAACTTATAATTTTCCTTCATTAGCAGTTGTTGAGGCTGATTGAGGCATTaagattgttttgtttccctctgCTGATACATTTAATGACtcatattttattaattcattGGCATTATAAGATCTAGCtgtgatttgggttttttatgggttgatttttgttttgtttgaaataaaaagctgCAGATTCATTGCAGCATGTTGGGATTTACCCCAGTGAGTTTAAAATGTGTAACACCTCAGTGCAGACATGCGGGAGGGACAGAGGGTCCAGTAAGACACCAATTAATACCTTGCTCAGTTACTCAGCAGGACAGTCACCTTTTTGCCCAGGTagtttttaaatctattttccaTGTACTTTTTCCACTGGGAATGACATTATGTTGAAGGAAAAACCACTTGGTGTAAcctgtttgttttatttcagtgtagATTATGGAcgaagaaaaagaaatgccttTAGAATACAAGTTGCAAAAGGTAGGTCTGTTAATACAGAGTCCAAAATGATCAATTCTTTGTGCTTTGGCtgtcaatttttaaaaaggttgaacttttttcttgcagtgtttgaaataatCAGCAATGAAAAGGAGCGTGAAGATTTGGCAGTTTTAGAATCTGAGCATGTGGCAAAAAGAGCAagacagcaagagaaaaatgagTAAGAAGAGTTTTTACTACTAAATTAACAATGCCATTGCTGTTACCAGTTCTTTAAAGCTTTCTGGGTTTGGTTTATTGCATTTTGGTTCCTTCAAGGGTGCAGGTGGATCCCATAGGCTTGTGTTCTTTAGAAGTTACTTGTAGTTATTGGGAACTTTTTTTAGTGCTGAAGACAAGCACATGTTAGAGCCAATCATGATTTCTCTGTTGTGGGGAACATACAGGCCTGAATTAGTGGACAACCTTATGGCTTCCTTGAGAGTTTTCCACATAATGCCCTGTTCCTCATGTGTTTCAGTTCCTTGGTTTTGTTCTTAATTGTTTTTGGTTGTGGGAGATGCTGGCCACATGTGAGAGATGGGAGCACCAGACAGGCTATTCAGAGTAAATCACCAGTGGGGGATGAGGATTTCCTGACTCCCAACCCTGCCCATAATCCCATGGAGTGTTGTGTTTTCTCTAACCTGGGATAGATATGAAGGATCTCATGGGAAGGTAGGACACTGTTGGCAGAAGGATTGGTCTGGTTCAGCAGTGATTTGCTCCTGTTTCCCCTGGTGAACTGAGTCATAGTGAACTACATCACTTTTATGTAGGTCTGTCTTTAACACAGATTGGCAAATTGATCCAAGTCATCACACACTTGGAAAGAATGAATTTTTTAACTCTTCATACTAGAAGACTGAGAGCATGGGAGTCAGGAATTTCTCTTTCTACATACCATGATTATGGGGAACCACATTGTGGAAATCACctcagttttattttacagatgTCTCACTTGCAATTCTGCTCTGATAAATTAATAGTTTTTATCTTGCTTCCCTGTTAAGCACTACTGGAAGTGGCACAGATGACTCTGACTATGATGATTATCCAGAAGATTTAGTGAGTtgtattgtttttatttgtataaTACATGATTCCATGTTGTGAAATTGAAGAGTTTGGAAGGGGAGATAGGCATAAGGTAAGGTCAGAGTTAGGAATTCCAACTGAGAATCTCTGGAgctggaaggaggaaggaaaaagaggaatttgTGGTGGGGAATCACTTTTGGGAAGGCACACTGAGAGCCTGAAGGACTTGGGTATCAAATGGGTGAAGTGATTGAAGGAACTGacatctccagctcctgccaaaaGAGGAGCCTGCCCATTAACAGGAGTCATTAGAATTCATTCAGAATTCCATCTGAATCTTTACTTGATAGAACCTCAACCTTCAGGCAGCACATGCAGCTTTCTGTGCAGTCATTTGGTTTGCAGAGTGGGTTGGAAGATGCATTGCCTGTTTTCTCCAGCAGAGATAATGCTGAATTATGTTTATGAAATAGTTTTCATTGACCTCTAAATATAAATAATCCAAGTTAAAACCTATCCTGTGTATTTTCTTTACAAATGTGTAAATCTGCAGTCTACAAATCACATGAACAGTTCCCTGCTGAGCTTGTACAAGAAAGGAAATCCTGATTCTGTTCCATCCACTCCAAAAAATGAGCCACTGGAGACCTCTCCTTGTGTGAGAACAGCACCTCAAACAAGCACCCTCACTCCAGAACCCAGAGATGACAGACCAAGCTCTGATGGTGGCTGGTTCATTGATAAAACTCCTGATGGGAAAGACTTCTTCATTGACCTTTCTGAGGatggagaaggagaggaaaagaaactgaTTTCTGAGGTACTTTGTGGTTCACAAACCCAAGGTGTTCTAAGCAGATGCATCGATAGAATTGGCACATTTCAAGCATGTTTGTACAGAAGGTAGAAAGTCACCAAGTAATGAATTTCTTCCagatttttttgaggaaaatgtAGTTCTCAGTATCAAGGAGGCCCAGATTAGTGCCCATACTGAGGGAAAGATGAGTGGGGTGTAGCTGTTATTTATTGCATTTGCCAGTGACCAGCCTACCTGGCCTGTGCCTTGCTTAGCCCCTGGTAAAGTCTTAGTGACCCTGGGGAAAACAGGaaacttctttttatttcttttatcctGTAATAGTACTTCTCTCACATGCACTTGACTTGTGTTAGCACTGAGTAACATTTTTTTACACCCCCTTGTGACTTACTAGAAGTAAAAATTGTTTCCAGTGAAGTAAATGCATTTGTTGTGTTCATGCCCAAATTGGATTCCTCCATGGCATGCAAATAACTTCTGTCTGATTTTAGTTAGTAGTTTTGAGGGGGtttatttggtttgggtttggtttttttgctcaTTACTATGTTCTCTTAACAAAAAAGTGACTGTTGTAATCAACCCATTTAAAAATAAGGCAAATCCTAAGTACAAAAAAGAGTTCCTGCAAAAAGTTCCTGCCTTGCTTGTCTTTATTTATGTAATTTGTGTAAGTTAAGCATGATAGACACCCATTTTGTTCTCTTAAGTTTTTGCAGAAGGTCactgacttggaaaattttgtGTATACAATTCTGGTTTTATGTCCTAGAAATCAACAGACTTTTCTGTCTTGGAGAGTGAAAGAAAGAAGACAAAGGGCAGGagagcaaaaaggaaaagaggagaatTTCCAGATGTAGATGGAGAAATTGAATCCATGTTACTTAAGAAAGGTGAGAAGTTATTTTTGGTGTGTTACTCCTAACAAAGAGATGCTATTAGACCATGGAATCtgttagaaaatgttttttgatGTGCAGAGAAGTGACCCCAGgcagtttttaaaacaaatttagcCTTAAAGTTGTACTAAAATAATATTGCAGTTCTGTGTCTACTACTAAAACATAATATTACTCTGTGTGCTCAGCTTTTTGTTTAGGCTGAGTATGTTTTGTTCAGGATTAGCAAGTACATTTATAGCATGGCTAAATTTGTGTCTTCTCCTCCTTAACAGTGAGAAATAAGGGGTCAGAGCTTTACCACCCTTCAGTGAAGTTTGAGGATGTAGGAGGCAATGATGAAACATTAAAGGTTAGTTACAATTTTATTGGTTGGCTACAGGATGCACTGAATAAAATGTGTCTTGAAACATGgcagagaagaaatatttcatagCTCATGTGCATGGCACTGAGTAAAGCTGCTTAAACCAACAGCAAGGGGGGTTGGTGGTTTTTCTCTAATTAATCTTTCTTTAAGCAGTCATTGAACTCAAGATTGTCAAACAgaacttgttttattttcccctgtCTATAGGAACAGCAAATACTATTTTCTGCAATTTAAATGGAGATTTCTCTTGTTGTTGACAGGAAATCTGCAAGATGCTCCTTCACATCCGTCACCCTGAGGTCTACACCCACCTAGGGGTGGTTCCACCCCGGGGCTTCCTTCTGCATGGGCCCCCTGGGTGTGGGAAGACTCTGCTGGCCCAGGCAATTGCTGGGGTGAGATGGCTTCACATCTGCAGCTTCTTCCT
This window of the Ammospiza nelsoni isolate bAmmNel1 chromosome 3, bAmmNel1.pri, whole genome shotgun sequence genome carries:
- the CNIH4 gene encoding protein cornichon homolog 4 isoform X1, which codes for MESVVFIFSLIDCCALIFLSVYFIITLSDLECDYINARSCCSKLNKWVVPEVIGHAVVTVLMLISLHWFIFLLNLPVATWNIYRYIMVPSGNMGVFDPTEIHNRGQLKSHMKEAMIKLGFHLLCFFMYLYSMILALIND
- the CNIH4 gene encoding protein cornichon homolog 4 isoform X2; translated protein: MSMIITLSDLECDYINARSCCSKLNKWVVPEVIGHAVVTVLMLISLHWFIFLLNLPVATWNIYRYIMVPSGNMGVFDPTEIHNRGQLKSHMKEAMIKLGFHLLCFFMYLYSMILALIND